In a single window of the Desulfovibrio mangrovi genome:
- a CDS encoding P-II family nitrogen regulator — MKKLEIIIRPFKLDEVKLALTDLDIKGMTVTEVKGFGRQRGHKEVYRGAEYQVDFMPKVKIEVVVEDALVKPVLDSVSKAARTGKVGDGKIFILPVDDVYRIRTGEMGSEAI; from the coding sequence ATGAAGAAGCTTGAGATCATTATCCGTCCGTTCAAGCTGGACGAAGTTAAGTTGGCCCTGACCGATCTCGACATCAAGGGGATGACCGTAACGGAAGTCAAAGGCTTCGGCCGTCAGCGCGGTCATAAGGAAGTGTACCGCGGTGCTGAATATCAGGTGGACTTCATGCCCAAGGTGAAGATTGAAGTGGTGGTGGAAGACGCTCTGGTGAAGCCGGTGCTGGATTCCGTCAGCAAGGCGGCCCGAACCGGCAAGGTTGGCGATGGCAAGATATTCATCCTGCCTGTGGATGATGTCTATCGCATCCGCACCGGAGAAATGGGCTCAGAAGCCATCTAG
- the glnD gene encoding [protein-PII] uridylyltransferase, with translation MTKDILTPSSGDATKALAAGRASLILELEQPPKPGSIRFERAFTRLLDIYFQTRVVETGADRQKIALVAVGGYGRGEMCLGSDIDIIILCRRSIPPQAIDVAQPLFLPLWDAGYSLGHGFRTIADCVKLANKDHKVLCSLLDARFVAGDSSIFDELQQRMRDKVLARREKTFLQWLDEEHATRLTTYGDGAVLLEPNLKEGVGGLRDYHRLLWLARLRGGTGDVNGVMRQAGFSEEDCLLLERNVDFLHRVRNRLHALSRRKSDKLYVDIQPELASRMGYADTTGMLAVELFLGDLHRCMGDIKALAAAFRSMVGDVAEPVDAVCEGTTGAIVVQGDLIHICPPDALFDEPALVLQALDEAVRRPSGTLPVLSWETRQAISRIVHEAPQRLAAMEGVWPTLARILASGRAFAILEQMDGVGLLSAFMPDFGRVRDRVQFDGFHTYPVGQHTLFVLNYLESLPQEQHFAFTPRWEKLDDVTPIMLAALFHDLGKGGNDASSHSVKGAAMARAQLAAWGVDGTLADEVVFLVEQHLLLARTAHRRDLSDESVVAHCAGIIGTQARLDLLYLLTYADSRATGPKAWNQWSASLLSELYGKVANMLRDSTLATPLSARTICDTRERVTQLLQQPDSPVSFEVGEPMLEHLPSRYALVVEPENIVRHMVLVRDLGKEIMDAQRRLSEERAARGIVLLEPRPLEGKQSDVWELVVVARDQHGLFATVAGVLALHNLKVFSADAFVWRDGTVVDIFHVSAPPDPLYPREFWVKVRGSIQYALTGKLSLEYRIDQSRDHAPKPHRGRNDVSVVIDNGLSDFYTVIEISAPDRRALLYDVARTLQAMRLDILFAKIATLGTQTNDSFSVRDTYGQKLLDDEQVTEIRNALLHALQQ, from the coding sequence ATGACGAAAGATATACTTACCCCGTCCAGCGGTGATGCCACCAAGGCTTTGGCCGCTGGACGGGCTTCTCTTATACTGGAACTGGAACAGCCCCCCAAGCCCGGAAGCATCCGCTTTGAACGGGCTTTTACCCGTTTGCTGGACATATACTTCCAGACCCGTGTCGTGGAGACCGGTGCCGACAGGCAGAAAATAGCGCTTGTGGCGGTGGGAGGATATGGACGCGGGGAAATGTGTCTCGGATCGGACATCGACATCATTATCCTCTGCCGTCGCAGCATTCCGCCGCAGGCCATCGACGTGGCGCAGCCACTTTTTCTTCCTCTCTGGGATGCCGGTTACTCGCTCGGTCACGGTTTCCGTACCATTGCGGACTGCGTGAAGCTGGCAAACAAGGACCACAAGGTTTTGTGTTCCTTGCTTGATGCCCGTTTTGTGGCTGGCGACAGCTCCATTTTCGATGAGCTGCAACAGCGCATGCGCGACAAGGTGCTCGCGCGGCGTGAAAAGACTTTTCTGCAATGGCTTGATGAAGAACATGCCACACGGCTTACGACCTATGGCGACGGGGCGGTGCTGCTGGAGCCCAACCTCAAGGAAGGGGTCGGCGGCCTGCGCGATTATCATCGCCTGTTGTGGCTTGCCCGTCTGCGGGGTGGGACAGGGGACGTGAACGGCGTCATGCGTCAGGCCGGATTCAGTGAAGAGGACTGCCTGCTGCTGGAGCGCAATGTGGATTTTCTGCACCGGGTGCGTAACCGGCTGCATGCGCTCAGCAGGCGCAAGAGCGATAAACTGTATGTGGATATTCAGCCGGAACTGGCTTCCCGTATGGGGTACGCCGACACCACGGGCATGCTTGCCGTAGAGTTATTTCTGGGCGATCTGCACCGCTGCATGGGCGACATCAAGGCGCTTGCCGCTGCGTTCCGTTCGATGGTGGGCGACGTTGCGGAGCCGGTGGATGCTGTGTGCGAAGGCACTACCGGCGCTATCGTGGTGCAGGGGGATCTTATCCATATCTGTCCGCCCGATGCCTTGTTTGATGAGCCCGCCCTGGTGCTGCAGGCGTTGGATGAAGCCGTTCGCAGGCCTTCCGGTACGTTGCCGGTTCTGTCGTGGGAAACGCGGCAGGCCATTTCTCGTATTGTTCACGAAGCACCTCAACGGCTGGCCGCTATGGAGGGCGTGTGGCCAACCTTGGCCCGCATATTAGCCTCCGGCAGGGCTTTTGCCATTCTGGAGCAAATGGACGGCGTGGGGTTGCTTTCAGCCTTTATGCCCGACTTCGGAAGGGTGCGCGACCGGGTGCAGTTCGACGGTTTTCATACCTACCCCGTGGGTCAGCATACCCTTTTCGTGCTCAACTATCTGGAATCACTGCCGCAGGAACAGCATTTCGCATTCACCCCGCGCTGGGAAAAGCTTGATGACGTTACCCCGATCATGCTTGCTGCGCTTTTTCATGACCTTGGCAAGGGTGGTAACGATGCCTCCTCGCATTCCGTCAAGGGGGCAGCCATGGCGCGTGCCCAGCTGGCAGCATGGGGTGTGGATGGAACTCTGGCCGATGAGGTGGTCTTTCTGGTGGAGCAGCATCTGCTTCTTGCCCGAACCGCCCACAGACGCGATCTTTCCGATGAATCTGTTGTAGCGCATTGCGCAGGCATTATCGGCACGCAGGCGCGGCTTGATCTGCTTTATCTGCTGACCTACGCTGACTCACGGGCCACAGGGCCCAAGGCGTGGAACCAGTGGTCAGCCTCTCTGCTCTCCGAATTGTACGGCAAGGTCGCCAATATGCTGCGAGACAGCACGTTGGCAACGCCGCTGTCTGCAAGAACAATCTGTGATACCCGCGAACGTGTGACGCAGCTGCTGCAACAGCCGGATTCCCCTGTTTCCTTTGAAGTCGGCGAGCCCATGCTGGAGCATTTGCCGTCCCGATATGCTCTTGTCGTGGAGCCGGAGAATATTGTCCGGCACATGGTGTTGGTGCGGGACTTGGGCAAGGAGATCATGGACGCTCAGCGCAGGCTCAGCGAGGAGCGCGCTGCCCGCGGCATCGTATTGCTGGAGCCCCGTCCGCTGGAAGGAAAGCAGAGTGATGTGTGGGAGCTTGTTGTGGTTGCGCGTGACCAGCACGGTCTGTTTGCCACCGTGGCCGGAGTGCTTGCCCTGCACAACCTGAAGGTTTTTTCCGCGGACGCCTTTGTGTGGCGGGATGGAACTGTCGTGGATATTTTCCATGTCTCAGCACCGCCGGATCCTTTGTACCCGCGTGAATTCTGGGTGAAGGTTCGTGGTTCCATCCAATATGCGCTGACGGGCAAGCTGTCGCTGGAGTATCGAATCGATCAGTCGCGCGATCATGCTCCCAAGCCTCACAGGGGGCGGAATGATGTGTCCGTGGTCATCGATAACGGACTTTCCGACTTCTACACCGTGATCGAGATTTCCGCTCCTGACAGACGGGCGCTGCTATACGATGTGGCGCGAACGCTGCAGGCCATGCGACTTGATATCCTCTTTGCGAAAATTGCCACGCTCGGCACCCAGACCAACGACAGTTTCTCTGTGCGCGACACTTACGGGCAGAAATTGCTGGACGATGAGCAGGTCACGGAGATACGCAATGCCTTGCTGCATGCCTTGCAGCAGTAA
- a CDS encoding sulfite exporter TauE/SafE family protein has protein sequence MNEYLLTSAIYALAAFVQGVTGFGSALVAIPLLALFLSLPEAVAVSILCGVMLNAQIGWNYRRYADRERLRPLFIGAIPGVAAGVYLLHSIPGNLMKGGMGVFLMLYAVYGLFFERVRLTGISSRWGYLAGFGTGAIGAAFGAGGPPTVVYAALTGWPKDVVKATFAYFFFAVCAASAVAHAASGMWSVKVLSLFAVAAPAAWLGTKVGIRFSGGIGEQTYRKLLFGMLACMGLLMLRSA, from the coding sequence TTGAACGAGTATTTGCTGACATCAGCCATTTATGCGCTGGCGGCCTTTGTACAGGGAGTGACGGGATTCGGTTCCGCCCTTGTGGCCATTCCCCTTCTGGCGTTGTTTTTGTCCTTGCCTGAGGCAGTGGCTGTTTCCATTCTCTGCGGGGTGATGCTGAACGCCCAGATCGGTTGGAATTATCGTCGGTATGCGGATAGAGAGCGCCTTCGCCCCCTGTTTATCGGTGCCATTCCGGGGGTGGCCGCAGGGGTATACCTGCTGCACAGTATTCCCGGAAACCTCATGAAGGGCGGGATGGGGGTATTTCTCATGCTCTATGCCGTGTACGGCCTGTTCTTTGAGCGGGTGCGCCTTACCGGTATTTCCAGCCGGTGGGGCTACCTTGCCGGATTCGGCACCGGTGCCATAGGCGCTGCTTTTGGTGCAGGGGGGCCGCCCACGGTTGTGTATGCGGCGTTGACCGGCTGGCCCAAGGATGTGGTGAAGGCCACTTTTGCATATTTCTTTTTTGCCGTATGCGCGGCGTCGGCTGTGGCACATGCCGCCTCCGGCATGTGGTCCGTCAAGGTGCTGAGCCTCTTTGCGGTGGCAGCCCCTGCTGCGTGGCTGGGAACGAAAGTTGGTATCCGCTTTTCCGGCGGTATTGGCGAGCAGACTTACCGGAAACTTCTTTTCGGCATGCTGGCCTGCATGGGCCTGCTGATGCTGCGCTCTGCCTGA
- a CDS encoding amino acid ABC transporter ATP-binding protein, with the protein MTNSNSPIIQIKNVYKFFGQLTALNDVNLDIQRGEKVVVIGPSGSGKSTMLRSINKLETIDKGSIIVDGLDVNDPANDINAIRQELGMVFQSFNLFPHKTVMENLTMAPMRLKKITKNDAEATALALLKKVGISEKANVYPAKLSGGQKQRVAIARALAMQPKIMLFDEPTSALDPEMIGEVLDVMVNLAKEGMTMVVVTHEMGFAREVADRIVFMDQGQILEVGTPDHFFNNPEHPRLQKFLEQIL; encoded by the coding sequence ATGACGAACAGTAACTCCCCCATCATCCAGATCAAGAACGTCTACAAGTTCTTCGGCCAGCTTACGGCGCTCAACGACGTAAACCTGGACATTCAGCGCGGTGAAAAGGTCGTGGTTATCGGCCCCTCCGGGTCCGGCAAGTCCACCATGCTGCGCTCCATCAACAAACTGGAAACAATCGACAAGGGCAGCATCATCGTGGACGGTCTGGACGTCAATGACCCTGCCAACGACATCAATGCCATCCGTCAGGAACTGGGCATGGTGTTCCAGTCGTTCAACCTCTTCCCGCACAAGACGGTCATGGAAAACCTGACCATGGCCCCCATGCGCCTGAAGAAGATCACCAAGAATGATGCTGAGGCCACCGCCCTTGCCCTGCTGAAAAAAGTGGGCATCTCGGAAAAGGCCAATGTGTACCCTGCCAAGCTTTCCGGCGGCCAGAAGCAACGCGTGGCCATTGCCCGCGCCCTTGCCATGCAGCCCAAGATCATGCTCTTTGACGAACCCACCTCTGCTCTTGACCCCGAAATGATCGGCGAAGTTCTGGACGTTATGGTGAACCTCGCCAAGGAAGGCATGACCATGGTGGTGGTTACGCACGAAATGGGCTTTGCACGTGAAGTGGCAGACCGCATCGTCTTCATGGATCAGGGCCAGATTCTGGAAGTGGGTACGCCAGACCACTTCTTCAACAACCCTGAGCATCCCCGTCTGCAGAAGTTCCTTGAGCAGATTCTGTAG
- a CDS encoding amino acid ABC transporter permease, translating to MTVEKKEIRIAVTDGMLIPSSKDKTLVSAWMISLCIAIGSILYLCISQPQPYYEILKFLPDGILVTFQVTITSILVTIPIGLITGLGRLSKNKVINLIASTYVEIIRGIPLLVQLFFLYYALGKFIQLSDLASAVIAMSVCYGAYMGEVFRAGIDAIDKGQTEAARSLGFNSRQTMMLVVLPQAWRTILPPVGNEFIALLKDSSLISVLAVSELFRRGREYASVTFEYFEAYLMVALIYLCITLLLSKAVSIMEAKLNYYDEQ from the coding sequence ATGACTGTAGAAAAGAAAGAAATTCGCATAGCGGTCACCGACGGGATGCTCATCCCGTCCAGCAAGGACAAGACCCTTGTTTCCGCCTGGATGATCTCCCTATGCATCGCCATCGGCTCAATCCTCTATCTCTGCATATCGCAGCCGCAGCCGTACTACGAGATTCTCAAATTCCTGCCTGACGGCATCCTCGTCACCTTTCAGGTTACCATCACCTCCATCCTCGTAACCATCCCCATCGGCCTCATTACAGGGCTTGGGCGTCTCTCCAAGAACAAGGTCATCAATCTTATCGCCTCCACCTACGTGGAAATCATCCGCGGCATCCCGCTGCTGGTTCAGCTCTTCTTCCTCTACTACGCGCTGGGCAAATTCATTCAACTTTCCGACCTTGCCTCTGCCGTTATCGCCATGAGCGTGTGTTACGGCGCCTATATGGGCGAAGTATTCCGCGCCGGCATCGACGCCATCGACAAAGGCCAGACCGAAGCCGCCCGTTCGCTTGGCTTCAACTCGCGCCAGACCATGATGCTGGTGGTACTGCCACAGGCATGGCGCACCATCCTGCCCCCCGTCGGCAACGAATTCATCGCACTGCTCAAAGACTCTTCGCTCATCTCCGTTCTTGCGGTTTCCGAGCTGTTCCGTCGCGGTCGCGAGTATGCCTCGGTAACCTTCGAATACTTCGAAGCCTACCTCATGGTCGCCCTTATCTACCTGTGTATCACCCTGCTGCTGTCCAAAGCCGTCAGCATCATGGAAGCAAAGTTGAATTACTATGACGAACAGTAA
- a CDS encoding basic amino acid ABC transporter substrate-binding protein, producing the protein MLKKTLLTLLAVLMTANVALAGKTIVIAHDATWPPMEFVNKDKQIVGYSVDYTDAIAKELGLTIEHKNVAWDGIFAGLANDKYDMISSSVSITEERKAKYDFSEPYFEVKQAVMLPVASEAKSLADLKGKTIGGQIGTTGVFVAKKDGGVTPKEFDEVGHAVEALYTGRIDAAICDDVTAYDYVLNNEKYAGKLKVAFIVESDQKEYYGFVVKKGNKELVDLLNKGIKAIQEKGIEKALREKWVGK; encoded by the coding sequence ATGCTGAAGAAAACCCTGCTTACGTTGCTGGCCGTTCTCATGACTGCCAATGTGGCTCTTGCCGGAAAGACCATTGTCATCGCCCATGACGCCACCTGGCCCCCCATGGAATTCGTTAACAAAGACAAGCAGATCGTTGGTTACTCCGTTGATTACACCGACGCCATCGCCAAGGAACTTGGTCTGACTATAGAACACAAGAACGTTGCATGGGACGGCATCTTCGCCGGTCTTGCCAACGACAAGTACGACATGATCTCCTCTTCCGTTTCCATCACCGAAGAGCGCAAGGCCAAGTACGACTTCTCCGAACCCTACTTCGAAGTGAAGCAGGCAGTTATGCTGCCCGTTGCCAGCGAAGCCAAGTCTCTTGCCGACCTGAAGGGCAAGACCATCGGCGGCCAGATCGGCACCACCGGCGTCTTTGTTGCCAAGAAGGACGGCGGCGTAACCCCCAAGGAATTCGACGAAGTGGGTCACGCTGTTGAAGCGCTGTACACCGGCCGCATCGACGCAGCCATCTGTGACGACGTAACCGCTTACGACTACGTTCTGAACAACGAGAAGTACGCCGGCAAACTGAAGGTTGCCTTCATTGTTGAATCCGACCAGAAAGAGTACTATGGTTTCGTGGTCAAGAAGGGCAACAAGGAACTGGTTGACCTACTGAACAAGGGCATCAAGGCCATTCAGGAAAAGGGCATTGAGAAGGCCCTCCGCGAAAAGTGGGTTGGCAAATAA
- a CDS encoding lysine exporter LysO family protein, with protein sequence MKGSLIILGFFIVGCLMGRMDILPEWATNDALATYSLYTLLCLVGMSIGFDTRCWGILREMHLKVLLVPLFIIIGTFAGAAVACLLLGDMPLQHVLGVGAGFGYYSLSSIIITKMVNPVLGSVALLCNIIRELTTLLTAPLLLRVFGKLGPVAGGGATAMDTTLPIIVRFAGERYGIIAVFSGMFLTVAVPVLVTFIFS encoded by the coding sequence ATGAAAGGTAGCCTCATCATTCTCGGCTTTTTCATTGTCGGCTGCCTCATGGGACGGATGGACATCCTACCCGAATGGGCCACCAACGACGCCCTCGCAACCTATTCCCTTTATACCCTGCTCTGCCTTGTAGGCATGTCCATCGGCTTTGATACACGCTGCTGGGGCATTCTGCGGGAGATGCACTTGAAGGTACTGCTCGTGCCTCTGTTCATCATCATCGGCACATTTGCGGGTGCGGCTGTCGCATGCCTGCTGCTCGGCGACATGCCGCTGCAACACGTGCTCGGCGTAGGCGCAGGCTTTGGTTACTATTCGCTCTCAAGCATTATCATCACCAAGATGGTCAACCCCGTACTGGGCTCCGTGGCACTTCTGTGCAACATCATTCGCGAGCTGACCACCCTGCTCACCGCGCCGCTGCTGCTGCGTGTTTTCGGCAAGCTCGGGCCGGTTGCTGGCGGCGGTGCCACAGCCATGGATACCACTCTGCCCATCATCGTACGGTTTGCAGGAGAACGGTACGGGATCATTGCCGTTTTCAGCGGCATGTTCCTGACTGTTGCCGTCCCCGTGCTGGTAACCTTCATCTTCAGTTAA
- a CDS encoding LysO family transporter, with protein sequence MFIEVGCILAGIPAGYLLRNRQKAVHAVDKLTMWAIYGLLFLLGVSLGSNDDLVSQLGTIGVRALVISLCCLIGSAAATWALERYILRGRLDER encoded by the coding sequence GTGTTCATTGAAGTCGGCTGCATTCTGGCGGGCATTCCCGCCGGCTACCTGCTCAGGAACCGCCAGAAGGCGGTTCACGCCGTGGACAAGCTCACCATGTGGGCCATTTACGGCCTGCTCTTCCTGCTGGGCGTCTCCCTCGGCTCCAACGACGACCTTGTTTCCCAACTGGGCACCATAGGCGTGCGGGCACTTGTCATTAGCCTTTGCTGTCTCATAGGCAGCGCAGCGGCAACCTGGGCGCTGGAACGCTACATCCTGAGAGGGCGTCTCGATGAAAGGTAG
- a CDS encoding cupin domain-containing protein, giving the protein MQRTSLVDVRDYRQNGFHKYLVHESENFKILNFNFLAGQSLPIHSHDLDGELSILVLAGRGEFLAADGATLPAETGDVLISEIREPHGVRAITDMSVLVTIAPPI; this is encoded by the coding sequence ATGCAACGTACAAGTCTTGTTGATGTGCGCGACTACCGGCAGAACGGATTCCATAAGTATCTGGTTCATGAATCGGAGAACTTCAAGATTCTGAATTTCAACTTTCTGGCTGGCCAATCCCTGCCCATACACAGCCATGATCTGGATGGCGAATTGTCCATTCTGGTGCTGGCAGGACGCGGTGAGTTTCTGGCTGCCGATGGAGCCACCCTGCCCGCAGAAACCGGCGATGTGCTGATTTCCGAGATCCGGGAGCCTCACGGTGTTCGCGCCATCACCGATATGAGCGTGCTGGTTACCATTGCGCCCCCCATTTAG
- a CDS encoding VacJ family lipoprotein, with translation MKFITKLLLITSLVLMTALPALADRRAALAYSAPEYPAGACVASSMDSIPGTPHAHQTGLDTFDDDAEYAPHVTDGVNDPFEGWNRFWFGFNDFMYLDVIKPLHKGYSAVTPWELRAGVNNFFHNLLYPIRFVSCLLQGKFAEASVESARFVVNTTAGFGGLMNPAADNKPLIEISDDPEDLGQTFGVWGFGEGFYLVWPFLGPSSLRDTVGFAGDSFLNPVSYVTPWHSSLGLKSYDKFNSFDKQIAQYEELKKAAVEPYIAIRNAYVQSRRAHIEK, from the coding sequence ATGAAATTCATCACCAAGCTCCTGCTCATAACAAGCCTCGTTCTTATGACGGCGCTTCCTGCTCTGGCCGACCGTAGGGCTGCTCTTGCCTATTCCGCGCCCGAATATCCTGCCGGTGCCTGTGTAGCCTCCTCGATGGATTCAATACCGGGGACTCCCCATGCCCACCAGACCGGGCTGGACACGTTTGATGACGATGCGGAGTATGCGCCCCATGTCACCGATGGCGTGAATGATCCCTTTGAAGGCTGGAACCGTTTCTGGTTCGGCTTCAACGACTTCATGTACCTTGACGTCATCAAGCCGCTGCACAAGGGTTACTCTGCCGTTACCCCCTGGGAATTGAGAGCCGGTGTGAACAACTTCTTCCACAACCTGCTCTATCCCATCCGTTTTGTAAGCTGTTTGCTGCAGGGCAAATTTGCCGAAGCCAGCGTCGAGAGTGCACGCTTCGTGGTCAACACTACGGCAGGTTTTGGCGGCCTGATGAATCCGGCGGCAGACAATAAGCCTCTCATCGAAATCAGCGATGACCCTGAAGACCTCGGCCAGACTTTCGGCGTCTGGGGATTCGGCGAAGGCTTCTACCTTGTCTGGCCCTTCCTCGGCCCTTCTTCGCTGCGTGACACTGTCGGGTTTGCCGGAGACTCATTCCTCAACCCGGTAAGCTATGTCACACCCTGGCATTCTTCTCTGGGCCTGAAGAGTTATGACAAGTTCAACTCGTTCGACAAGCAGATCGCCCAGTATGAGGAACTGAAGAAAGCGGCGGTAGAACCTTACATCGCCATCCGGAACGCCTACGTGCAATCGCGCAGGGCACACATTGAAAAGTAA
- a CDS encoding MlaC/ttg2D family ABC transporter substrate-binding protein: MCPFLRVLRTALGVFALCTVLLAASTDALASSELDAKATLKQSLDSVFATLNNPRYSDGANREELLDTIEDIIGHIFDYDEFSARTVGKKWRSFNPDQQKRFSKAFADLLRATYIERIKGYSGNGVVYLGERASTKGDKVEVQTHLDYEGKSVPVDYRMLQKDHWVIYDVIIEGVSLVKNYRTQFHELMSDNNTDAEALITIVQSRAAEVRKLNQKSE, translated from the coding sequence ATGTGTCCTTTTTTACGTGTGCTACGCACGGCGCTGGGGGTCTTTGCCCTTTGCACAGTGCTGCTCGCGGCTTCAACCGACGCTCTGGCGTCATCAGAACTCGATGCAAAGGCAACACTCAAGCAATCGCTTGACAGCGTCTTTGCCACGCTGAACAATCCCCGATACTCGGATGGTGCCAACAGAGAGGAACTGCTTGACACCATAGAGGATATCATCGGGCATATTTTCGATTACGACGAGTTTTCCGCCCGCACTGTGGGTAAAAAATGGCGTTCCTTCAATCCCGATCAGCAGAAGCGGTTTTCCAAAGCCTTTGCCGACCTGCTTCGCGCCACCTACATTGAACGCATCAAGGGTTACTCCGGCAACGGTGTCGTCTACCTTGGTGAACGCGCAAGCACCAAGGGCGACAAGGTTGAAGTTCAGACCCATCTGGATTATGAAGGTAAAAGCGTTCCTGTTGATTACCGCATGCTTCAGAAGGACCACTGGGTGATTTACGATGTCATCATCGAAGGCGTCAGCCTGGTAAAGAATTACCGCACCCAGTTTCACGAACTGATGAGCGACAACAATACCGATGCCGAAGCTCTTATTACAATCGTACAGAGCCGAGCCGCTGAAGTACGCAAGCTGAACCAAAAATCCGAATAG
- the mlaD gene encoding outer membrane lipid asymmetry maintenance protein MlaD: protein MKKYTKETSVGVFVLICLLCVGYLTIKLGKMEVMGADTYTVTARFTSITGLRVGADVEIAGVPVGKVSAIKLDKEESLALVSLAIRKDVELTDDVIASVKTSGLIGDKYIKLAPGGSVSTLGQGDEITDTESAVDIEELISKYVFGGIK, encoded by the coding sequence ATGAAAAAGTATACAAAGGAAACATCAGTCGGTGTGTTTGTTCTCATCTGCCTGCTCTGCGTCGGTTATCTGACCATCAAGCTCGGCAAGATGGAAGTGATGGGTGCCGACACCTACACGGTAACTGCTCGTTTTACCTCGATTACCGGTCTGCGTGTCGGAGCGGATGTTGAGATTGCCGGCGTACCCGTCGGCAAGGTATCGGCCATAAAGCTGGACAAGGAAGAAAGCCTTGCCCTAGTGTCACTGGCTATCCGCAAGGATGTGGAACTTACGGACGATGTCATTGCGTCCGTAAAGACCAGCGGTCTTATAGGTGACAAATACATCAAACTGGCGCCCGGCGGCTCCGTAAGCACCCTGGGGCAGGGTGACGAAATCACGGATACCGAATCCGCCGTGGACATTGAAGAACTTATCAGCAAGTACGTTTTTGGGGGAATTAAGTAA
- a CDS encoding ABC transporter ATP-binding protein, which produces MLHETAWDIRLDNLRLGYDDTVVLDNISATLPAGKISVILGGSGDGKSTLLRHILGLKRPMAGKIFLGPHDLFELSSKQFRKVRRRMGVLFQDGALLGSLSLGENIALPLTEHTRLDKATIQKIVHHKLELVGLAKFADYYPNQLSGGMRKRAGLARAIVTDPPILLCDEPTSGLDPINSAQMDKLLLDMKKHFPEMTIIVVSHDLASLYTIADYALVLHGGGAAYSGDLDTLRDTKDPYLRQFLDRSAGDMKTPDLKLGEEARAALQAWLNK; this is translated from the coding sequence ATGTTGCACGAAACTGCCTGGGACATACGACTGGATAACCTCCGACTGGGATATGACGACACGGTTGTGCTTGACAATATCTCGGCGACACTTCCAGCTGGCAAGATTTCCGTTATCCTGGGTGGCTCCGGAGACGGCAAATCCACGCTGCTGCGCCACATACTTGGCCTCAAGCGCCCCATGGCAGGCAAGATTTTTCTCGGCCCCCATGACCTGTTCGAGCTGTCATCAAAACAGTTCCGCAAGGTCCGCCGCCGCATGGGAGTGCTGTTTCAGGACGGAGCTTTGCTCGGTTCGCTCTCTCTTGGCGAGAATATTGCCCTGCCGCTGACGGAGCACACCCGTCTTGACAAGGCAACCATACAAAAAATTGTGCACCACAAGCTGGAACTGGTAGGTCTCGCCAAATTTGCGGATTACTACCCCAACCAGCTCTCCGGCGGCATGCGCAAACGTGCCGGACTTGCGCGGGCCATTGTCACGGACCCGCCCATTCTGTTATGCGATGAGCCGACCTCGGGGCTTGATCCCATCAACTCGGCTCAGATGGACAAGCTGCTTCTGGACATGAAGAAGCATTTTCCGGAGATGACCATCATCGTTGTCAGCCACGATCTGGCCAGCCTCTATACCATTGCAGACTACGCTCTGGTGCTGCATGGAGGCGGCGCAGCATACTCCGGCGATCTTGATACGCTGCGCGACACGAAAGACCCGTATCTGCGCCAGTTCCTTGATCGTTCCGCAGGCGACATGAAGACTCCCGACCTCAAGCTCGGAGAAGAAGCCCGTGCCGCGTTGCAGGCATGGTTGAACAAATAA